A genomic window from Silene latifolia isolate original U9 population chromosome 11, ASM4854445v1, whole genome shotgun sequence includes:
- the LOC141614054 gene encoding uncharacterized protein LOC141614054, which translates to MTVTTDFEKNSLPTSPLQTNDNHDNPQRWDLSSLGFDPGEEVTKKILATYIPCQPSDDSFYWKFSKHGVFTVKSGYYVAAMAVSNGTTSNSNRSRMSATIMNFCKSKLWKLPISNKLRVFLWKFMANALPVGSEFLKRKLIWRSLCTLCDESAPCVESISHLFRDCSFAKALWFGCPLGIRITGGLDIDVRVWVINWVTYFLNRPDPNSLLFPLIATLWQIWCCRNDLVFKNRRPWPIRALSSILGDIQCMNEAVCSKNTSLLSVPLLNSSPEVGLAKRIRNSFPYWIIGGPGCGNVCTVKCDAAWRDDRSSGMGWCLLDGNGTLRNTANFRSCNTPYFI; encoded by the coding sequence ATGACAGTTACTACTGATTTCGAGAAAAACTCTTTGCCAACCTCGCCTTTACAGACCAATGATAATCATGATAATCCCCAAAGATGGGATCTCTCCTCTCTTGGTTTCGATCCGGGTGAAGAAGTTACAAAGAAAATCCTCGCAACTTATATCCCGTGTCAACCCTCGGATGACTCCTTCTACTGGAAATTCTCTAAACATGGTGTATTTACAGTCAAGTCGGGATACTATGTTGCCGCCATGGCCGTATCTAATGGAACCACCTCAAATTCTAATCGCTCTAGAATGTCTGCAACTATCATGAATTTCTGCAAATCAAAGCTCTGGAAGTTGCCCATCTCTAACAAACTAAGGGTTTTTCTATGGAAATTTATGGCTAACGCCCTTCCAGTGGGCTCTGAATTCCTAAAACGAAAATTGATTTGGCGCTCCTTGTGTACTCTTTGTGATGAATCAGCTCCTTGTGTGGAATCTATCTCTCACCTTTTCAGAGATTGTAGCTTTGCGAAGGCTCTGTGGTTTGGCTGTCCTTTAGGAATTAGAATCACGGGGGGGTTGGACATTGACGTTAGAGTTTGGGTTATTAACTGGGTTACTTATTTTTTAAATCGCCCAGATCCTAACTCCCTCCTTTTTCCCCTTATTGCTACCCTCTGGCAAATTTGGTGCTGTAGGAATGATTTGGTCTTCAAAAATCGACGCCCTTGGCCTATAAGGGCTCTCAGTTCTATCCTTGGTGACATTCAGTGCATGAATGAGGCTGTGTGCAGTAAGAATACTAGCCTCCTTAGTGTGCCTCTGTTGAACTCCTCTCCTGAAGTTGGTCTAGCTAAGAGAATTAGGAACTCATTCCCTTATTGGATTATTGGTGGACCCGGGTGCGGAAATGTTTGCACTGTCAAGTGTGATGCTGCCTGGAGGGATGATAGAAGTTCTGGCATGGGGTGGTGTTTGCTGGATGGTAATGGAACTTTAAGGAATACTGCGAATTTTCGTtcgtgtaataccccgtattttatataa